The window AGCACCTTCTTGAACccgagccctggggctgccggCACGGTCCCACCGCTGGCTGTCCCCATCTGTCCTGCCAGAGCTTCCCCTGCCCTCTCCACGCTCCTCCTCCCACCTCGGGAAGCCTTTTGGGTGTCCCTGATCCGCTGCTCCTGGATAAAGCAGGGAAAACAAGGGAGCTTAATTCCCTCACTCCGGGAAAGGTTTGTTTACCAGCTCCAAACCTGATCTCATCCCCCAGGATTAATTTTTACACAATCATTCTGCACTCTGTGATAATCACtccataaaaaaatgaagagatttgggattttttccagcACGGAGGATTAGGTCTAAAGAGAAGCAATCTGCAGGAGGCTCAGCTGCGTGCACAGCACTGATCGCTCTCCGTGCTTTTCCCAGCTTTGGGGAGCCTTTTATCGGGATTTTCCACAGTGGGGCTGGCTGTCCTTGCCGAGGGTGGCTGATACAGACACATCCCGAGGGTCCCTGGGTGCTGCCACCCATCCctgcggggctggggacactcctGGCCTCAtcacctccttctccactgCAGAGGAGCCTCTGGAGCAGCCTCCCCACCCTGGGGTCTCTCCGGTTTCCTTGGGAAGGAGGTGAAGCACGGGAGACCTGAATGCAGTGCAACAAGCCAGGTGGTGGGATGGTTTGAAAATGTAATAAACTATTAAAAGAAATGCTGAGCTTGAATCCTGAAGCCTGTAGTAAATTCCTGGTGGTTTAACTAGGTGAAGAGTGAATAATAACCTGGGAATTGGCAGTTTCCCTGTTCCAGGGGCAGCAGTCTCTGTGTTCTCCTGAGCCCCCAGGAACCTCCTTCAGCTGCCAGCCTTGCCAAGCCTGGCTTAACTAACCCTGGTCCTGCCACACACACCCAGTGCCTCCTCATGGGCACACCAGGATTGTTCCTGAGGCTTGGGAATGAATTCCCAAAGATTCCTGACGGGATGTGACCCCATGCCAGGGGCACTGCCAGAAGAGTGAGAGCTCACAGGTTTCAGAGTCAGGAGGAGTTGTGCCCAGCAAGCGTTTTTCcaaatagaattaaaataagTACATCTCTGGGACGGCTCTGAGCACAGGGATAAGGATGCAATGCCaggttttttaaaacaaaataacgTAAGCACTTAGAAAAGGACTGGAGCAGACTTTGGGTACTTATGTTGAAAATAATTGTCCCAGGAAACCCGATTCAGCAGCCACCCAGGCTGAAAGCACTTAGGCACACTCGGGCAGGCGTTCAACAAAGCATTTAGTGACCCCGGCGCTGCATCAGCAGGAACGCGGAGCTCCGAGTGACTCAGGGAAACCGCGGGGCTCAGGAGCACCGGGTCCCGCCGGGGGACGGCCGGGGGCCCGCTGGGATCCCGCTGGGTCCCTTTAGGGTGCCTTTAGGGTGCCTTTGGGGTCCCGCTAGGGTCCCGCTAGGGTCCCTCTAGGGTCCCTCTGGGGGCCCGCTGGGATCCCGCTGGGTCCCTTTAGGGTGCCTTTAGGGTCCCTCTGGGATCCCTCTGGGGTCCCTTTAGGGTGCCTTCAGGGTCCCTCTGGGGTCCCTTTAGGGTCCCTTTAGTCTCATACTGCACGGCTCCCATTGggatcccagctcctgcccttgCTGCTCCCGCTGGGGTCAGCCCCAGGCAGCCAGGGCagtgtccccgctgtgtccccttGCCTGGCTCCTTTCCCCGgggccagccccaggcagccacggcagtgtccccactgtgtgcccttgccttgctccagccccaggcagccagggcagtgtccccgctgtgtccccttGCCTGGCTCCTGTCCCCGAGGCTGGTCCCTCTGCCTCTGGAGCCACCACGGGAGGGTTCCTCAGCCCAGCAGGCTGGCCCAGGAGCCGCAGGAGCTCGGCTCTCACACCTTTCCCCAGGGAATTCCTTTTCGGAGCTGCTGGAAGCCGGCAGCCTCGGAGGGGGAATGGCCGTGGTAATAAATTCATGGATCTTCACACCCCAGCAGGCTGACAAGCGCCTGGCtttaaagagaatttaaaaCCACTGTGAGGCAGACCGAGACCCCCTTATGCTTGGAGAACCCAAACACCAGCTtcaaaggagggagggaaattgCAAAGATAGCCTGGAAAAAGTGGATTTCAGTGGGGACAAATCTTCAAAGCACAACTTTCCAGTACCCTTATAAAGACCGTGTACCTTTTGCATGAATAAATCCAGAAGTGGGAACCTTTCCTGAGCTGACCTGGCTCCTCCTCTGGGCTGGAAAGTGGATGGACGCTCCTGGTTCTTCTCACGTGCTGTGGCCGTGTCTCCTCCTCCGTGGGACCCATCCCTCGTGCTCTGCCCAGGCTGTCCCACTGCCCAGCTGAGAGGTTCCACACACAAGGCACATTGCTCCTTGCACAGCCTCACCTCTCAGCTAACCAGATTTTGCATTTTCCTGGCTTTAGGGCCGGTGTTTCTCACCAGCCGAGGGCTCCGTGCAGCCGGGGCTATCCCAGGGCCACTGGGAAGGTGCTGGCAGCCTGGGACATGTCCTTCCAAGCTGTCCCTTGTCCTCGTGGCAGCTTTcagagcagcctgtggccagtGAAAACAcgggctcccagcccagcagctcctctggagcagcCCTGAGCTCCCTAATTGAGGCAGGAGCGGTACCTGGGCCTCCccgctcctgctgcagcctccgGCGAGCCCAGCTCTGTGGCAATTACAGGAAAATCAATGAAGATACTGTTCAGGACTCCTTTTCACCATTCAGCACGGATGATATCCTTCACTTTCTAGCACTGATTCATTTACTTTCGGCCTCTCCAGGGGCTCCTGACATATTGCTATCTCTGAAGAATCTGAAGCGAGAACTGCCTTTGTTTCCACTGCAACTTGttggtggggctggggctcacTGAGGGTCAGGGGAGAGGCTGCAGCACACGACAGAGTCTAAACATTCCTTACCAAAACGCCTTCCCAAGGTCCTCCCAGATCTCTTTTGCACAGAATCAGGGTCCAGACATGGGAGCAGAGTGCCATCGATGTCCCTGCTCCATTTGAGCTGTCCCCAAAAGCGGTGACACCGCAGTAGTGCTGCTTCTCTTGTTGGCAgtgttggatggagcttggaacaacctggcCCAAGGAAGgtgtccatggcaggggcttggaACTGAACGgcctttcccagttttccagcagctgcaaaCTCTCCTGCAAGAGAAAAGAGAGTGGACAGGACTGTGAGACCAGGGCTGCACAGTCTCACTCTGGGGTTTATTCCCACCCCCAGGACTCAAGGTCAGAAACTACAGGAGACAATATTAAATGTTAcagaactgatttttaaaatatttaaagtgaaAGTCTGCAGTTGGTTTATCCTGGGAAGCCTAGGATGTCACTGGGACAGCACAAGCCATGCTGAAGCTGGGGTCACCGTGCACTGGGTGGACAGTGATGGACATCAGGTGACAGTCACATAAAATGTCTGTGTCCTTTATCAAAGCACCGTTTGAATTTCCTGCATTGCCAGCCTTTCCTGTCACTCCACCAACGCCACAGGcatcccccagcagctggaTTTAGACCTCAGGCCGTGCTGTGGCTGAACTCCCACTGAGGCTGAGGAAGCACACTGATGCAAACCCCAACCCTACGAGCTCCTCATGCTCCTGCTCTTCAAAGAGAGCTCCGTGCATGGAGAGCGGGCAGGAAATAGCCCAGAGCAAGGACGGGGCTACAAAGACAGGATCTATTATTTATGAGGCACTTCAGTGAACTCGGGGTTTGTGGGGGAGCTGTGTGagggggaaatggagctggaAGAAACACCGAGAGCGATGTGGCTCACAGGGGCCGTGTTCATGAGAGACATCCCTGGAGTGCAGAAGGCTCTGTTGGAGCTCACGTGGGATTTACTCCGTGGTTTAGGGGGCAGTTTAATGACCCGTGCTCCAAACACCAGGCTTTTAAAGAGTGAGGGGTCTTCTGAGCCAGCAGAGtctgcagtgcccagcacaggctcCCACAGCTCCGTACGTGCCACCCGTGATCTGCGGTGTCACAGGGAAATGAGAGCTGTGCACCCTGTGTGCCcacccagggacacagggacccaCCAGGGACACAGGGTGCCACCAGGGATACAGGGACCcacccagggacacagggacccaccagggacacagggacccaccatggacacagggacccaccagggacacagagacccacccagggacacagggtgccaccagggacacagggacccaCCATGGACACAGGGTGCCACCAGGGACACAGAGACccaccagggacacagggacccaCCTGGGACACAGGGTGCCACCAGGGATACAGGGACCCAGCAGAGACACAGGGACCCACCCAGGGACACAGGGTCCCACCagggtgtcgtggttttgaaccagtaattaacaaacaagggggaaaaaagaattatttatttcttgctgtgagatatggattaaaataagagcaaaccaggcataaaacttaaaaggaataaagagaagtttattgacaaactacaagaacaagaacaccagaataaacttttagaaaaaccttttcatttctcactgcttactattcttttgttcacatgacaacagagacaaaaacttcataattttgatggtttaaataatcttaaTTCTCTTTatagtctttccatcagtttctgtaaagaaacagaagttcctttctgttaatttatggagtttgtcacaagaaaactatttttgttatagtttctcgtttctctgatatcagctgctcagagctgttattatcagagcccacccctcctattccacatcactctgaaatgttataggtcattagtttggggatagcattttaaggataagttattcaaaggcaaaaagtattctttatctgtttttgtgaactttactagaaaacagttttctcattgcctctcaaggcttcaaatctctcagcacttcactataccataattactctactttttctcaaatttgcactttgaacactctattcctccccatactctatcatgaattaaaggagttcttttcaggacttcattgtccatccccatagttttaacagaaagatatttcagcttaattaaagcatcttcttaattctctacctttcttgaagtttcttttctttcttgccactagtagtttataaagtctcttttcatgttgatcactctccttttctctttctggatgaaaagattaatccgcaagtctcatctggataagaaagagttaaaatcttgcccaagcttttgtagatggttcggtgatctctgctgaacaggagctggagccgtctgggatggaaagttcctcatagctgcttttgaagagcgtggtctccgtctctgcttgctgcaggctcagagctcttttccttcttcactcggcagttttctagtgaatgtagttacagcaaactctctagctgaaccagagatcgggccgagcccggcccagcccgacctagctcggggcaagcctcatctcccggccgggagacgagagacgcggcgggcccggctcggccccggcccggcccctgcccggccgcatggcctgggcagggaaccggaggccagccggagctccaccacccttcacagttagaaaaaaaaaaaaaaagccactacagacttctgggtgtacactttaaggtggggttcacaagttgattctacttttcaacggctaaaactgctgtcaattctcagcaatgaccgataattggtcaagagaaaagactcccaagagcccccagcaactttaacttccttaaaggtaaactaacctcatgacacagggacacagggtgccaccagggacacagggacccaccagggacacagggtcccaccagggacacagggacccaccagggacacagggacccaGCAGAGACACAGGGTCCCACCAGGGACACAGGGTGCCACCAGGGACACAGGGTCTCACCAGGGACACAGGGTCCTGGGGGAGACACAGGGTCCTGGGAGAGACACAGGGTCCCAGCAGAGACACAgggtccccagcacagacacagggTCCTGGGAGAGACACAGGGTCCTGGCAGAGACACAGGGTCCCAGAACAGACACAGAtccccagcacagacacagcagagacacagTGTCCCTGGCAGAGACACAGGGTCCCAGAACAGACACAGGGTCCCAGCAGAGACACAACATAGACACAGGtccccagcacagacacagatccccagcacagacacagcagagacacagTGTCCCTGGCAGAGACACAAGGTCCCCAACAGAgacacagcagagacacagGGTCCCCGGCAGAGACACAGGGTCCTGGCACAGACACAGGGTCCTGGCAGAGACACAGGATCCCCAGCACAGACAAAGGTCcccagcagagacacagcagagacacagGGTCCCCGGCACAGACAGTGTCCCCGGCAGCCTGGGCTCCCCATGGCTGAGCTCCCCAGCCCTGACGCGTATCTGGGGGCTCCGTGGGGTCCCTTCAGCCCCGGGGTTCCAGGGGGGTCCCTgtggctgccaggctgggccactccaggtttttggggggggtcacTTGGGCAGCGGGAAGGGCGGTCTGGGCACCTTAGAGCTGCTGGGGGAACAGTGGGGACGGCCGGGTGGGCACACTGCGGAGGAGACCCGGGGGCTGTTGGGGGGTACTGGGGCTCTCCGGGTGGCCCCGGGGCTTTGGAGGGACCGTGGGGCCGTGCGGGGCAAAGCCGGCCTTGTCGTTGTGCCCGTCGGGAGGGAAgcggggggtgccgggggtcggCAGGGTGGCACAGCCGGGGGTGCCGCTCCCGGCTGCCATTTCCCCGCCCGGTCCCTCCATCTTCCCGCGAGCTCGGCGgagccggcccggccccggccccgccgccgcccccaaTGTAGCGGCGCGGCCGCCCCGCACCCGCCCAGCCGCGGGGCCGCCTCCGGCATGCGGAGCTGCAAGATGGTGCGGGTGGCCAGCGTGCTGGGGCTCGTCATGCTCAGCGTGGCGCTGCTCATCCTGTCCCTCATCAGCTACGTCTCGCTCAAGAAGGACAACATCTTCGGGgcgccccgcgccgccggcGCCGCCGGGCCCCGCATGTACATGTTCCACGCGGGATTCAGGTGAGCCCGCAATGCtggccccgggcccggcccgccACCGGGGGGACGCGGCAGAGGGGCCGCAGCACGGCCCGGGCACCGGGGGGACGCGGCAGAGGGGCCGCAGCACGGCCCGGGCAccggggaggcggcgggggcAGCGGGGAGGAGGCGGGGGAGCggcacggccccggccccggccccggtgGCAGCGGCCCGGGCAGAGGCACGGCCCCGGTCCAAGCAGCACGGCCCCGGGGGCAGAGGCACGGCCCCGGGGGCAGAggcacggccccggccccggccccggccccggccccggccccggccccggccccggccccggccccggccccggccccggccccggccccggccgcagCGCCCGGCGCTCTCCGTGGTGCTgatggcggcggccgcggggagGGTCGGGCACGGCCGGTGAGAGGCTGTGGAGGGTGTCTGTGTGGGTGTCTCTGTGTCTGCGTGGGTGTTCTCGTGTGTGCCTCCATGAGTGCGTGTGGGTGTCTCCATGTGTGCTGTATGGGTGTCTCCGTGTGTGTGGGTGTCTCCGTGTGTCTCCGTGTGTGTCTGTGGGTGTATCCATGTGTCTCCATGTGTGCACGgatgtctctgtgtgtgtgggtgtcTCCATGTATCTCTGTGGGTGTCTCcatgtgtgtgggtgtgggtgtcTCCATGTATCTCCATGTGCATCCGTGGGTGTCTCCATGTGTGTCCGTGGGTGTCTCcatgtgtgtccatgtgtgtccGTGGGTGTCTCcatgtgtgtccatgtgtgtccGTGGGTGTCTCCATGTGTCTCCAAGTGTGTCCATGGCTGTCTCTGTGTCTCcatgtgtgtccatgtgtgtctgtgtgtctccatgtgtgtccatgtgtgtctgtgtgtgtccatgtgtgtccAAGCGTGTCCATGGCTGTCTCTGTGTCTCCATGTGTCTCCATGTGTCTCCGCGTGTCTccatgtgtgtctgtgtgtgtccatgtgtgttCATGTTTCCGTGTCTGTGCCCATCTCCAGGTCTCAGTTCGCTCTGAAGTTCCTGGACCCGTCGTTCGTCCCCATCACCAACTCCCTGGGCCAAGACCTGCAGGACAAGCCGTCCAAGTGGGTGTTCAACCAGAGCGCCTTTGCCCACCAGAGGTGAGCGAGCCCCCGGGCACggccccggctgtcccctcccggtgACACTTCAGGGAAcgcagagctctgctgggtgctcTGAGCTCCGAGGATTTGCCAGCAACACGAGACAAAGGCAGAAGCAGAGCTTTTCCCCAGCCACTCAGAGCTGTCCTCAAAGACTCGGTTATTTCAGAGCAGGACTCCAGGCTGCGACACGCGTTATTGTACAAGAGCGCGACCCAATTCCTGCCGTGCAGGTGGAATCGTCATTCCCCCAGGATAAATAGCTGGGTGTGCTTCAGCACTGGAAACACTTTGGGCTGGAACAGCCATGAAAGGCTGTGCTCATGGAggccaaacacacacacagaaacttcccagctgctggcagtTCTGAGCaagtgcagagctgctcctgcctccagcTCCGCTCCAGCTGCGGGGGCAGGCGCAGAGCTTTGTGCTCTCATACCTACATCTATTTGCTGATCACTGATAGATTAGATTTGCTGATTTGCTGATATATTAAACATTTctatagaagaaaataaaaccgTGTAGCCATTTCAGGCAGCTACTGCCATCTTGGAGTGGAATTCAGTCCTGAGCAATGCGTGCTGGGTCAGGGACTGCCTTGTGGCTCTGCTCGCAGGTCCCACCCGGGGAGCAGGAATCTGGCTCTGTGGCCAGGCAGGGTGCGGCTGCTGCACCTCTCAGGGCAGGGTTTGGGCTTTTCTCCTCCCTTCAGGCCACTGTCCAAggacagcagcacaaggaatCCCCTTCCAGTGCTGCCACACGCTGCCCTCAGGAGCTGTGGGCTACAGAGAGGAGGTGCTGCTTTGTCccatctcttctcccaggctgtGTGGCAGTGGCCACCCTCAGCGTTGTCCTagcccaggcacagcagctctgtgagcctgtccctgtgccacccctctGGTGACTCCAGCTGATGCCTCAGGAGCTGCCTTTGCACTTGTCCATCAGCCAGAACCCATAATTAGGGCACCCAGTGGGACTCCATTAACGCTCAGACATTGGAGGATGTGAGCTGGAGGAACGGTTGTTTGTTTTCCATAAACATCAGCAAATAAAGTCCTATTCAGTTTCTAATTTTATGCCTTGAAAGGGAAATTCCCAAGcagggttggttttgtttgctttgtaaGTATCCCTAATAACCCTTGGAAAAGTGCTGCTGTGCTTGCCCAAGTATGAATTAAGGAATTATATTTGCATAGATGGAGACAGCGACTGTCGCTTGGTTTTGTGGTTGGAAGCTCGTTaatgaaaacacaaatatatgtctatatatataaattatatatatagttAATTGAATTGGATATCCTGGctttgcttcacgtgccctgtggctgcagcaggaatgaagggcacccacagccccagcagaaaGCTGTTGTCCCCCTGTgtcacagcccaggcagggcagtgcACACCCCATGGCTGGGTGACTGTGTGGGGTGTAGTGGGAGCTGCTCTCCTTGTCCTATCCCATCTTTTAATCCTGACACCATTCCAGGAGGCACAGCCTGAGCTGGCATCAGTGGGGACCAGCTGGTAAAACCAAGTGGAGCTCTAGGTGAGGAGCCAGCTCTCTCATTCCCATTATTTATATTCATTTAAAAGCCATTGCACCACGCTGCTCAGGAAGCTATTTCagcacactttaaaaaataaaaggaaaaatacaagtCTAGGtggaaaacaaatcccaaaagGGGAAATAGAACTCCACGTTTTCTGATATTTTGCTCTTTCCTAGGCAAGAAATCCTTCAGCATGTCGACGTCATCAAAAACTTTTCTCTGACCAAGAGCAGCGTTCGGATCGGGCAGCTGATGCACTACGATTATTCCAGCCATAAATACGTTTTCTCCATCAGCAATAACTTCAGGTCTCTGCTTCCTGACGTGTCTCCCATCCTGAACAAGCACTACAACATCTGTGCCGTGGTGGGCAACAGCGGGATCCTGACCGGGAGCCAGTGCGGGCAGGAGATCGATAAATCGGATTTTGTCTTTCGCTGCAATTTTGCTCCGACCGAGGCTTTCCAGAAAGATGTTGGACGGAAAACCAACCTTACCACCTTCAACCCCAGCATCCTGGAGAAGTATTACAACAACCTCTTGACCATCCAGGACCGCAACAACTTCTTTTTGAGTCTGAAAAAGCTCGATGGGGCCATTCTTTGGATCCCCGCTTTTTTCTTCCACACGTCGGCGACGGTCACGAGAACACTGGTTGATTTCTTTGTTGAGCACAGAGGGCAGCTGAAGGTCCAGCTGGCTTGGCCAGGAAATATCATGCAGCACGTTAACAGGTGGGTGGGCTTGCCTCGTGTCCAATCCATCTCTT is drawn from Poecile atricapillus isolate bPoeAtr1 chromosome W, bPoeAtr1.hap1, whole genome shotgun sequence and contains these coding sequences:
- the LOC131591987 gene encoding sia-alpha-2,3-Gal-beta-1,4-GlcNAc-R:alpha 2,8-sialyltransferase-like; its protein translation is MRSCKMVRVASVLGLVMLSVALLILSLISYVSLKKDNIFGAPRAAGAAGPRMYMFHAGFRSQFALKFLDPSFVPITNSLGQDLQDKPSKWVFNQSAFAHQRQEILQHVDVIKNFSLTKSSVRIGQLMHYDYSSHKYVFSISNNFRSLLPDVSPILNKHYNICAVVGNSGILTGSQCGQEIDKSDFVFRCNFAPTEAFQKDVGRKTNLTTFNPSILEKYYNNLLTIQDRNNFFLSLKKLDGAILWIPAFFFHTSATVTRTLVDFFVEHRGQLKVQLAWPGNIMQHVNRYWRNKHLSPKRLSTGILMYTLASAVCDEIHLYGFWPFGFDPNTREDLPYHYYDKKGTKFTTKWQESHQLPAEFQLLYRMHGEGLAKLTLSHCA